A genomic stretch from Streptomyces venezuelae ATCC 10712 includes:
- a CDS encoding HAD hydrolase-like protein, whose product MTVRNGQGRRGVGRTRPGGSAVPLSEAYDTALLDLDGVVYAGGEAVPHAVEALGAARAGGMHLAYVTNNALRAPDAVAEHLTELGVPAEAGDVITSAQAVARLIADDVPPGSRVLVIGGEGLRVALRERGLVPVDSAEDGPVAVVQGYGGPEMPWGRFAEASYAVARGLPWYASNTDLTIPGARGIGPGNGAAVEVVRIATGGRVEPKVAGKPLPPMHRETVLRTGAKRPLVVGDRLDTDIEGAFNGGVDSLLVFTGVTDAAQLLAAVPEHRPTYVAADLRGLLVGQPEVVAGEGGVFVCGAWRASVSAPDGGELVLEGPAGDAAGADPMDGVRALCGAAWSAADAAGGAVPDGGKVLARLGF is encoded by the coding sequence GTGACGGTGCGGAACGGTCAGGGGCGGCGGGGCGTCGGCAGGACTCGGCCGGGTGGCAGCGCGGTGCCGCTGAGCGAGGCGTACGACACGGCGCTGCTCGATCTCGACGGGGTCGTGTACGCGGGCGGGGAGGCCGTGCCGCACGCCGTGGAGGCGCTCGGGGCGGCCAGGGCCGGCGGGATGCACCTTGCGTACGTCACCAACAACGCGCTGCGGGCGCCCGACGCGGTGGCCGAGCACCTCACCGAGCTCGGGGTGCCCGCCGAGGCCGGGGACGTGATCACCTCGGCGCAGGCGGTGGCCCGGCTGATCGCCGACGACGTGCCGCCCGGTTCCCGGGTGCTCGTCATCGGCGGTGAGGGGCTGCGGGTGGCGCTGCGGGAGCGGGGGCTGGTGCCGGTGGACTCGGCGGAGGACGGGCCGGTGGCCGTCGTGCAGGGGTACGGCGGTCCCGAGATGCCGTGGGGGCGGTTCGCGGAGGCGAGTTACGCGGTGGCGCGGGGGCTTCCCTGGTACGCCTCGAACACGGACCTGACGATTCCGGGCGCGCGCGGGATCGGGCCCGGGAACGGGGCGGCGGTCGAGGTCGTGCGGATCGCCACGGGCGGGCGGGTGGAGCCGAAGGTCGCCGGGAAGCCGCTGCCGCCGATGCACCGGGAGACGGTGCTGCGGACCGGGGCGAAGCGGCCGCTGGTGGTCGGGGACCGGCTGGACACGGACATCGAGGGCGCGTTCAACGGCGGGGTGGACTCGCTGCTCGTCTTCACCGGGGTGACGGACGCGGCGCAGCTGCTGGCGGCCGTGCCCGAGCACCGGCCGACCTATGTGGCGGCGGACCTGCGGGGGCTGCTCGTGGGGCAGCCGGAGGTCGTCGCCGGGGAGGGCGGGGTCTTCGTGTGCGGGGCGTGGCGGGCCTCGGTGAGCGCGCCGGACGGGGGCGAGCTGGTCCTTGAGGGGCCGGCGGGGGACGCGGCCGGTGCGGACCCGATGGACGGTGTGCGGGCGCTGTGCGGGGCGGCCTGGTCGGCGGCCGACGCCGCGGGTGGAGCCGTACCGGACGGGGGGAAGGTGCTGGCGCGGCTCGGATTCTGA
- a CDS encoding TlyA family RNA methyltransferase → MAGVARRRLDAELVRRKLARSREHASQLIAAGRVTVGKTVATKPATQVETAAAIVVVQDDSDPDYVSRGGHKLAGAFEAFVPLGLKVEGRRALDAGASTGGFTDVLLRAGAAHVVAVDVGYGQLAWSLQSDERVTVKDRTNVRELTLDAIDGVPVDLVVGDLSFIPLGLVLPALAACTAPDADLVLMVKPQFEVGKERLGTGGVVRSAELRADAVKNVARRAAELGLGVLGVTASPLPGPSGNVEYFLWLRAGAPALDPADVDRAVAEGPR, encoded by the coding sequence GTGGCAGGAGTGGCACGCCGCCGTCTCGACGCCGAGCTGGTCCGGCGCAAGCTCGCGCGCTCGCGCGAGCACGCCAGCCAGCTGATCGCCGCGGGCCGGGTGACCGTCGGCAAGACCGTCGCCACCAAGCCCGCCACCCAGGTCGAGACCGCCGCGGCCATCGTCGTCGTCCAGGACGACTCCGACCCCGACTACGTCTCGCGCGGCGGCCACAAGCTCGCCGGGGCCTTCGAGGCCTTCGTCCCGCTCGGTCTGAAGGTCGAGGGCCGCCGCGCCCTGGACGCCGGAGCCTCCACCGGCGGCTTCACCGACGTGCTGCTGCGCGCGGGCGCCGCCCACGTCGTCGCCGTCGACGTCGGCTACGGACAGCTCGCCTGGTCGCTGCAGAGCGACGAGCGGGTCACCGTGAAGGACCGCACGAACGTACGCGAGTTGACGCTCGACGCGATCGACGGCGTCCCGGTCGACCTCGTCGTCGGAGACCTCTCCTTCATCCCGCTCGGCCTCGTGCTGCCCGCCCTCGCGGCCTGTACGGCACCCGACGCGGACCTCGTCCTGATGGTGAAGCCGCAGTTCGAGGTGGGCAAGGAGCGGCTCGGCACGGGCGGCGTCGTGCGGAGCGCCGAACTCCGCGCCGACGCCGTGAAGAACGTGGCCCGGCGGGCCGCCGAACTCGGGCTCGGCGTCCTGGGCGTCACCGCCAGCCCGCTGCCCGGCCCCTCCGGCAACGTCGAGTACTTTCTGTGGCTGCGGGCAGGGGCGCCCGCGCTGGATCCGGCGGACGTCGACCGCGCCGTGGCGGAAGGACCTCGTTGA
- a CDS encoding ABC transporter ATP-binding protein produces the protein MDGRQQRLSAESVTLAYEQRVIARDLSVEIPDNSFTVIVGPNACGKSTLLRALSRMLKPSQGRVLLDGQSIHALPARKVAKTLGLLPQTSVAPDGITVADLVARGRYPHQGLLRQWSPEDERITRESMAATGVAELAGRYVDELSGGQRQRVWIAMALAQQTPLLLLDEPTTYLDIQHQIDVLDLCAELHETQGRTLVAVLHDLNHAARYATHLIAVRDGEVVAEGPPAEVVTAELVERVFGLRCQVIEDPETGTPLVVPAGRKARVPRPAASPEPALRK, from the coding sequence ATGGACGGTCGACAGCAGCGGTTGAGCGCGGAATCGGTCACCCTGGCGTACGAGCAGCGGGTCATCGCCCGTGACCTGTCCGTCGAGATCCCCGACAACTCCTTCACCGTGATCGTCGGGCCGAACGCCTGCGGCAAGTCCACCCTGCTCCGTGCCCTCTCCCGGATGCTGAAGCCCAGCCAGGGCCGGGTGCTCCTCGACGGGCAGTCGATCCACGCCCTGCCCGCGAGGAAGGTCGCCAAGACCCTCGGCCTGCTGCCGCAGACCTCCGTGGCCCCCGACGGCATCACCGTCGCCGACCTGGTCGCCCGCGGCCGCTACCCCCACCAGGGGCTGTTGCGGCAGTGGTCGCCGGAGGACGAGCGGATCACCCGGGAGTCGATGGCGGCGACCGGCGTCGCCGAGCTGGCCGGGCGGTACGTCGACGAGCTGTCCGGCGGTCAGCGGCAGCGCGTCTGGATCGCGATGGCGCTCGCCCAGCAGACCCCGCTGCTGCTGCTCGACGAGCCGACGACGTACCTCGACATCCAGCACCAGATCGACGTTCTCGACCTGTGCGCCGAGCTGCACGAGACCCAGGGGCGGACGCTCGTCGCCGTCCTGCACGACCTCAACCACGCGGCCCGGTACGCGACCCATCTGATCGCCGTCCGCGACGGCGAGGTGGTCGCCGAGGGGCCGCCCGCCGAGGTGGTCACCGCCGAGCTCGTCGAGCGGGTCTTCGGGCTGCGCTGCCAGGTCATCGAGGACCCGGAGACGGGGACGCCGCTGGTCGTGCCGGCCGGGCGGAAGGCCCGGGTGCCCCGGCCCGCCGCGTCGCCGGAACCCGCGCTGCGGAAGTAG
- a CDS encoding NAD kinase: MSSTAAAPETAPRTVFLLAHTGRPAAVRSAELVVLGLLRCGIGVRVLEAEAEDLPLPPAVERVKEACSDALDGCELLVVLGGDGTLLRGAEFSRASGVPMLGVNLGRVGFLAEAERDDLDKVVDRVVTKAYEVEERMTLDVVVYENGDVLHRDWALNEAAVQKVSPERMLEVVLAIDGRPVTGFGCDGVICATPTGSTAYAFSAGGPVVWPEVEALLMVPIGAHALFAKPLITTPESVLAVEVEPHTPHGVLWCDGRRTVELPAGARVEVRRGAVPVRLARLHHASFTDRLVAKFALPVSGWRGGAR; the protein is encoded by the coding sequence TTGAGCTCAACGGCAGCAGCACCAGAGACCGCACCCCGTACCGTCTTCCTGCTCGCGCACACCGGCCGGCCGGCCGCCGTGCGCAGCGCCGAACTGGTCGTCCTCGGCCTGCTGCGCTGCGGCATCGGCGTCCGGGTCCTGGAGGCCGAGGCGGAGGACCTGCCGCTGCCGCCGGCCGTCGAGAGGGTGAAGGAAGCCTGCTCCGACGCCCTCGACGGCTGTGAACTCCTCGTCGTCCTCGGCGGCGACGGCACCCTGCTGCGCGGCGCCGAGTTCTCCCGCGCCTCCGGCGTGCCGATGCTCGGCGTCAACCTCGGCCGGGTCGGCTTCCTCGCCGAGGCCGAGCGGGACGACCTCGACAAGGTCGTCGACCGGGTCGTGACGAAGGCGTACGAGGTCGAGGAGCGGATGACCCTCGACGTCGTCGTGTACGAGAACGGTGACGTCCTGCACCGCGACTGGGCGCTCAACGAGGCCGCCGTGCAGAAGGTGTCCCCGGAGCGGATGCTGGAGGTCGTCCTCGCCATCGACGGGCGGCCGGTGACCGGCTTCGGCTGCGACGGGGTGATCTGCGCGACACCCACCGGTTCCACCGCGTACGCCTTCTCGGCGGGCGGCCCGGTCGTCTGGCCCGAGGTCGAGGCGCTCCTCATGGTTCCGATCGGGGCCCACGCCCTCTTCGCCAAGCCGCTGATCACCACCCCCGAGTCGGTGCTCGCCGTCGAGGTCGAGCCGCACACCCCGCACGGCGTGCTCTGGTGCGACGGGCGGCGGACGGTGGAACTCCCGGCGGGGGCGCGGGTCGAGGTGCGGCGCGGTGCCGTGCCGGTCCGGCTCGCCCGGCTCCACCACGCCTCCTTCACCGACCGGCTGGTCGCCAAGTTCGCCCTCCCGGTGTCGGGGTGGCGGGGCGGGGCGCGCTGA
- a CDS encoding SCP2 sterol-binding domain-containing protein, with product MATITECRDALDRLSDNLARADGDVRGAAAFDRTLSCHITDLDSTFTGRLAGGRIEVESLVAGPPPAKAQIRLAMTGDDLVAMVGGELNFAKAWASGRVRLEAGFRDLLRLRSLL from the coding sequence ATGGCGACGATCACGGAGTGCCGCGACGCACTCGACAGACTCTCGGACAACCTGGCGCGGGCGGACGGCGACGTGCGCGGGGCGGCGGCGTTCGACCGCACCCTGAGCTGCCACATCACCGACCTGGACAGCACGTTCACGGGCCGCCTCGCGGGCGGCCGGATCGAGGTCGAGTCCCTGGTGGCGGGCCCGCCGCCGGCCAAGGCGCAGATCCGGCTCGCGATGACCGGGGACGACCTGGTGGCGATGGTGGGCGGCGAGCTGAACTTCGCGAAGGCCTGGGCCTCGGGCCGGGTCAGGCTGGAGGCGGGCTTCCGTGACCTCCTCCGCCTCCGCTCGCTGCTCTAG